The Doryrhamphus excisus isolate RoL2022-K1 chromosome 1, RoL_Dexc_1.0, whole genome shotgun sequence genome includes a window with the following:
- the stmn4 gene encoding stathmin-4, with the protein MTLAAYKEKVKELPLVSLFCACLRPQNVEKTTYKAEDAVDLGWCAMKDVEVIKLNKRASGQAFEVILKPPSFDGVPDLNTSMPQRRDPSLEEIQKKLEAAEERRKCQEAELLKHLAEKREHEREVIQKAFEENNNFIKNAKEKLEQKMEANKENREALLAAMLERLQEKDKHAEEVRKNKELKEEACR; encoded by the exons ATGACTCTGGCAG CCTACAAAGAGAAGGTGAAAGAGCTCCCCCTGGTGTCTCTGTTTTGCGCATGCCTGAGGCCACAGAATGTAGAGAAGACCACATATAAGGCAGAAG ATGCGGTGGACTTGGGTTGGTGCGCTATGAAAGATGTGGAGGTCATCAAGCTGAACAAGAGGGCATCTGGGCAGGCCTTTGAGGTCATCCTGAAGCCTCCATCGTTCGATGGCGTGCCAGACCTCAACACCTCCATGCCTCAGCGCAGAGACCCGTCCCTGGAGGAGATCCAGAAGAAGCTGGAAGCTGCGGAGGAGAGACGAAAG TGCCAGGAAGCCGAGCTGCTGAAGCATCTGGCGGAAAAGAGGGAGCACGAGCGTGAGGTGATCCAGAAGGCCTTTGAGGAGAACAACAACTTCATCAAGAACGCTAAGGAGAAGCTGGAGCAAAAGATGGAGGCCAACAAGGAGAACAGGGAGGCCTTGTTGGCCGCCATGTTGGAGAGGCTGCAGGAGAAG GACAAACATGCAGAGGAGGTGCGGAAGAACAAGGAGCTGAAGGAGGAAGCTTGCCGATAG
- the il17a/f3 gene encoding interleukin 17a/f3: MYAKVLGVMLVLGFTTGRINPVVQAKMDHRTGLNEMTLRVVLDPVLRQMAPISVPDIANISLSPWTYRESRVASRVPRVLFNAQCLTRSCLSHPGGEEDAALQVKPIKYQVLVLHRIPSQKQNNISKKKKNKKARRNKYKFRLGTEIITVGCTCVRPVV, translated from the exons ATGTATGCG AAGGTATTGGGAGTTATGTTGGTGTTGGGCTTCACCACGGGTAGGATAAACCCAGTGGTCCAAGCCAAAATGGACCACAGAACTGGTCTTAACGAAATGACCCTCAGGGTGGTGTTGGATCCTGTTCTGCGCCAGATGGCTCCTATTTCTGTACCAGACATTGCCAATATATCTCTGTCGCCCTGGACTTACAG AGAGTCCCGTGTGGCTTCACGTGTCCCGAGGGTGCTCTTCAATGCTCAATGCCTGACTCGCAGCTGTCTGAGCCACCCGGGTGGTGAGGAAGATGCAGCCTTGCAGGTCAAACCTATCAAGTACCAGGTCCTGGTTTTGCACAG GATCCCAagccaaaaacaaaataacatctcaaagaagaagaagaataagaaggcGAGGAGGAACAAGTATAAATTCAGACTGGGAACAGAGATTATTACAGTGGGTTGTACCTGCGTCAGGCCCGTTGTTTGA
- the mcm3 gene encoding DNA replication licensing factor MCM3, whose translation MATDVVDDREMREAQRDYLDFLDDDHDQGIYQSKVRDMIGENKSRLVVNINDLRRKNETRAAKLMSNAFEELMAFQMALKDLVATVDATYAKQYEEFNIGLEGSFGSKHVSPRTLTSRLLGSMVCVEGIITKCSLVRPKVVRSVHFCPATNKTMERKYTDMTSLDAFPSSAIYPTKDEENNPLETEFGLSVYKDHQTITVQEMPEKAPAGQLPRSVDIILDNDLVDVVKPGDRVQVVGTYRCLPGKKGGFTSGTFRTIMIACHVKQMSKEVSPSFSADDISKIRSFSRSRHNVFDQLSRSLAPSIHGHEYIKKAILCMLLGGVEKVLENGSRIRGDINILLIGDPSVAKSQLLRYVLHTAPRAIPTTGRGSSGVGLTAAVTTDQETGERRLEAGAMVLADRGVVCIDEFDKMSDMDRTAIHEVMEQGRVTIAKAGIHARLNARCSVLAAANPVYGRYDQYKTPMENIGLQDSLLSRFDLLFIVLDQMDPEQDREISDHVLRMHRYRDPREQEGEAMALGGSVDILATDDPDVVAKEDEELQVYEKHNNLLHGSKKKREKIVSKEFMRKYIHIAKGVTPVLTEEAANHIAEEYSRLRSQEQLGADIARTSPVTARTLETMIRLSTAHAKARMSKAVELEDSEVAVELVQFAYFKKVLEKEKKRSRKERESGSDEEEEEEASTQQSQKPQRKRGRRGSQDSEPYSPYDFSEEQDVPDIQTTTAKRAKAQQAAEEEMDVTSQTEDSELSAERLKEFKSSLFAVFQSAHAQSVKMQALMDGVNKERQLSFTETEVRAALTRMQDDNQVMVADDIVFLI comes from the exons ATGGCTACCGATGTTGTGGACGACAGGGAGATGAGGGAAGCCCAGAGGGATTATCTGGATTTCTTGGATGATGAT CATGACCAGGGGATTTACCAGAGCAAAGTTCGTGACATGATCGGCGAGAACAAATCTCGCCTCGTCGTCAACATTAACGATCTGCGGAGAAAGAACGAAACCCGAGCTGCAAA GTTAATGAGCAATGCTTTTGAGGAGCTGATGGCCTTCCAGATGGCGCTGAAGGACCTGGTGGCCACGGTGGACGCCACCTACGCCAAGCAGTATGAGGAGTTCAACATCGGCCTGGAGGGGAGCTTTGGCTCCAAGCACGTTAGCCCCAGAACCCTGACCTCACGGCTGCTGGGCAGCATGGTCTGCGTGGAGGGCATCATCACCAAAT GTTCTCTTGTGCGTCCCAAAGTGGTACGCAGCGTCCACTTCTGCCCCGCTACCAATAAGACCATGGAGAGGAAATATACAGACATGACATCTTTAGATGCTTTCCCTTCAAGTGCCATCTACCCTACCAAG GACGAGGAGAACAACCCTCTCGAGACGGAGTTCGGTCTGTCGGTCTACAAGGATCATCAGACCATCACGGTGCAGGAGATGCCGGAAAAAGCTCCCGCAGGCCAGCTGCCTCGTTCTGTGGATATCATTCTGGACAACGACCTGGTGGACGTGGTCAAACCAGGGGACAGGGTCCAGGTCGTGGGGACATATCGCTGCCTACCTGGGAAAAAGGGCGGCTTCACGTCCGGAACGTTCAG GACCATCATGATAGCGTGTCACGTCAAACAGATGAGCAAGGAGGTGTCCCCGTCCTTCTCTGCAGATGACATCAGCAAAATTAGAAGCTTCAGTCGCAGTCGCCAT AATGTTTTTGACCAGCTGTCTCGCTCGCTGGCCCCCAGCATCCATGGTCATGAGTACATCAAGAAGGCCATCCTGTGCATGCTACTTGGTGGCGTGGAGAAGGTGCTGGAAAACGGCTCACGCATACGAGGAGACATAAACATCCTTCTCATTG GGGATCCCTCGGTTGCCAAGTCCCAGCTTTTACGTTACGTTCTCCACACCGCACCTCGAGCCATCCCCACCACAGGGCGGGGCTCCTCTGGAGTGGGTCTGACCGCCGCAGTTACTACTGACCAGGAAACGG GGGAGCGTCGCCTGGAAGCCGGCGCCATGGTGTTGGCAGACCGCGGCGTGGTGTGCATCGATGAATTCGACAAGATGTCCGACATGGACCGCACCGCTATCCACGAGGTGATGGAGCAAGGCCGAGTCACCATCGCCAAAGCCGGCATCCACGCCCGTCTTAACGCTCGCTGCTCCGTGCTGGCTGCCGCTAATCCTGTCTACGGCAGG TACGACCAGTATAAAACCCCAATGGAGAACATCGGGCTACAGGACTCCCTCCTGTCACGTTTCGACCTCCTCTTCATCGTGCTGGATCAGATGGACCCGGAGCAGGACCGGGAGATTTCGGATCACGTCCTCAGGATGCACCGTTACCGTGACCCTCGCGAGCAGGAGGGTGAAG CCATGGCTCTGGGCGGCTCGGTGGACATCCTAGCGACGGACGACCCTGACGTGGTGGCAAAGGAAGACGAAGAGCTGCAGGTCTACGAGAAACACAACAACCTGCTGCACGGAAGCAAGAAAAAGAG GGAGAAGATCGTGAGCAAAGAGTTCATGAGGAAGTACATTCACATCGCCAAGGGGGTGACGCCGGTGTTGACCGAGGAGGCAGCCAATCACATCGCAGAGGAGTACTCCAGGCTGAGGAGCCAGGAGCAGCTTGGCGCTGATATTGCCCGG ACCTCCCCGGTGACGGCCCGTACGCTCGAGACCATGATCCGTCTATCCACGGCTCACGCCAAGGCCCGAATGAGCAAAGCCGTAGAACTGGAGGACTCTGAGGTAGCGGTGGAGCTGGTCCAGTTTGCCTACTTCAAGAAG GTTCTAGAGAAAGAGAAGAAACGTTCCAGAAAGGAGCGGGAGTCCGGGTcggatgaggaagaggaagaagaggcgtCTACCCAGCAGTCACAAAAACCTCAGCGGAAGAG GGGGCGCCGTGGGTCTCAGGACAGCGAGCCCTATAGTCCATACGACTTCAGTGAAGAGCAGGATGTCCCTGATA TTCAAACTACCACAGCCAAAAGAGCCAAGGCCCAGCAGGCTGCGGAAGAAGAAATGGACGTCACCTCACAGACTGAAGACTCCGAGCTCTCTGCTGAAAG attgaAGGAGTTCAAGTCGTCCCTGTTCGCCGTGTTCCAGTCCGCTCACGCTCAGTCCGTGAAGATGCAGGCGCTGATGGACGGCGTCAACAAGGAACGTCAATTGAGCTTCACCGAGACGGAAGTCCGGGCCGCTTTGACCCGGATGCAGGACGACAACCAGGTCATGGTGGCTGATGACATCGTCTTCCTCATTTAA